A genome region from Labrus mixtus chromosome 9, fLabMix1.1, whole genome shotgun sequence includes the following:
- the LOC132980701 gene encoding claudin-8-like: MVQGVSEIAAMCVGLIGLIGAAATTGMPMWKVTAFIGENIIVMETRWEGLWMNCYRQANIRMQCKVYDSLLFLPPDLQAARGLMCCSLALSGLGLLVALAGMRCISCFQGNDWAKTIFLFIAGGMQLMACVCVFIPVSWTGHTIIRDFYNPLLIDAQRRELGEALYIGWVTGAFLFASAMLFLCRHMPSEKGSYDVYHPAPSKPTLMRYHPISNVSSLRSTAYRPHLPYNGFVGEQFTMPLQNLPQVMTNGTSINPPVVFNPGLPENASLLYQGSVVPLSSLQSSSHVGSQYTPGNSLYISQNTTPYSLNPASSYQSSFHPVPHTPVFIGYTGSRVQPDSHSRSRAGVYI, encoded by the coding sequence ATGGTTCAGGGTGTTTCAGAAATTGCTGCAATGTGTGTGGGCCTGATTGGGCTGATCGGGGCGGCGGCGACTACAGGAATGCCCATGTGGAAGGTGACTGCTTTCATTGGAGAGAACATCATCGTGATGGAAACCCGCTGGGAGGGCTTGTGGATGAACTGTTACAGACAGGCCAACATAAGGATGCAGTGTAAGGTGTACGACTCCCTGCTGTTCCTGCCCCCGGACTTACAGGCAGCCAGGGGTCTCATGTGCTGTTCCCTGGCCTTGTCTGGACTGGGGCTGCTTGTTGCTCTGGCAGGAATGagatgtatttcctgttttcaggGTAATGACTGGGCTAAGACCATATTCCTGTTTATCGCAGGTGGTATGCAGTTGATggcttgtgtctgtgtttttatcccTGTGTCGTGGACAGGCCATACCATCATCAGGGATTTTTACAATCCTTTGCTAATTGACGCCCAGAGGAGGGAGCTAGGGGAGGCTCTCTACATCGGATGGGTGACTGGTGCTTTCCTTTTTGCCTCAGCCATGTTGTTTCTCTGTCGCCACATGCCCTCAGAGAAAGGCTCATATGATGTGTATCACCCAGCACCCAGCAAACCAACTCTCATGAGGTATCACCCCATCTCAAATGTCTCCAGCCTCCGATCTACTGCATACCGGCCTCATCTGCCATACAACGGCTTTGTTGGAGAACAATTTACAATGCCACTGCAAAACCTCCCTCAAGTCATGACAAACGGAACATCAATCAACCCTCCTGTTGTCTTTAACCCCGGTCTGCCTGAAAATGCATCATTGTTATATCAAGGTAGCGTGGTTCCACTTTCCTCCCTGCAGAGTTCCAGCCATGTTGGAAGCCAGTATACTCCAGGAAACTCCTTATACATAAGCCAAAACACAACTCCGTATTCACTTAATCCTGCATCCTCCTACCAGTCCAGTTTTCACCCGGTTCCACACACGCCTGTTTTCATTGGATACACAGGATCACGAGTTCAGCCAGACTCTCACAGTCGAAGCAGGGCTGGTGTGTACATATAA
- the cldn8.1 gene encoding claudin-8, protein MANAALEIVGLILTLIGLIGTAASTGMPMWRVTAFIGENIIVFETRYEGLWMNCFRQADIRMQCKVYDSLLALPSDLQAARGLMCCALALGGLGLLISLVGLQCTSCIENNDKAKRLVLIIAGVMVLCACICVIIPVSWTGHVIIRDFYNPLLIDAQRRELGEALYIGWVASAFFFVGGCMFVCCNLQSDDKDSERYMYSRASDYMAYPPQPPQPLQPQQLVFLPQPQLQPQPVLSRHPSNNYSYPSRYPSVRSAVAYL, encoded by the coding sequence ATGGCCAACGCTGCACTGGAGATAGTTGGTCTGATATTGACCCTAATTGGACTGATTGGGACGGCAGCAAGCACTGGGATGCCGATGTGGCGAGTCACAGCTTTCATAGGAGAGAACATCATTGTGTTTGAGACCCGATACGAGGGTCTGTGGATGAACTGCTTTCGGCAGGCCGACATCAGGATGCAGTGTAAGGTGTATGACTCTCTCCTGGCCCTGCCCTCTGACCTACAAGCAGCAAGGGGGCTCATGTGCTGCGCACTGGCACTGGGTGGCCTCGGTCTTCTGATTAGTCTGGTGGGGCTGCAGTGCACATCGTGTATTGAAAACAACGATAAAGCGAAGCGCCTTGTTCTCATCATTGCAGGAGTAATGGTCCTATGTGCTTGCATCTGCGTCATCATCCCAGTGTCCTGGACAGGTCACGTCATCATCAGGGACTTCTACAACCCCTTGCTGATCGATGCCCAGCGCAGGGAGCTTGGGGAGGCTCTTTATATCGGCTGGGTGgcctctgctttcttttttgttggaggatgcatgtttgtttgttgcaacCTGCAGTCTGACGATAAGGATTCAGAGAGGTATATGTACTCCAGGGCCTCTGACTACATGGCCTACCCTCCCCAGCCTCCACAGCCTTTACAGCCTCAACAGCTGGTTTTCCTTCCCCAACCACAACTTCAGCCTCAGCCAGTGCTGTCAAGACATCCCTCCAACAACTACAGCTACCCTTCCAGATACCCCTCTGTACGCAGTGCGGTGGCTTATCTCTGA